The following coding sequences are from one Fibrobacter sp. UWR4 window:
- the folP gene encoding dihydropteroate synthase produces the protein MLNELLSKSRALPWKVGNTLLSCQPTPLIMGIVNVTPDSFFDGGQHNTLDAAFKHALKLLDEGAIILDIGGESSRPGSTPVPVDEEIRRVCPLVERLVDYAKTSGREFYISIDTVKAKVARESMKLGAHIINDISALTMDPDMVQAVADTGASVVLNHIRGNFGTMQQDFKPYENVVKEVRDELMEQVKKLIALGVEPQKICLDPGIGFGKTAQDNVDLMKSTEDFLTEGYPVLIGSSRKSYIGKMKGLENSDRLIPTVTAGIVAALGGASCIRVHDVKEAKESMLYLEAMSNGSI, from the coding sequence ATGCTTAACGAATTGCTGTCCAAATCCCGTGCACTTCCCTGGAAAGTCGGAAACACTCTCCTATCCTGTCAGCCCACTCCACTGATCATGGGAATCGTGAACGTAACTCCGGACAGTTTTTTTGACGGCGGTCAGCACAACACTCTGGACGCAGCATTCAAGCACGCCCTGAAACTTCTAGACGAAGGCGCAATCATCCTGGATATTGGCGGCGAAAGTAGCCGACCCGGAAGCACCCCTGTCCCCGTGGATGAAGAAATCCGCCGTGTATGTCCTCTGGTGGAACGCCTGGTGGATTACGCAAAGACTTCTGGTCGTGAGTTCTACATTTCCATCGACACCGTAAAGGCGAAGGTAGCCCGAGAATCCATGAAACTAGGCGCCCATATCATCAACGACATCAGCGCTTTGACTATGGATCCCGACATGGTCCAGGCGGTAGCGGATACAGGTGCATCCGTCGTACTGAACCATATCCGCGGAAACTTTGGTACCATGCAGCAGGACTTCAAGCCCTACGAAAACGTAGTGAAGGAAGTTCGTGACGAATTGATGGAACAAGTGAAGAAGCTTATCGCACTGGGCGTCGAACCCCAAAAGATCTGTCTTGATCCTGGCATTGGATTTGGAAAGACAGCCCAGGATAACGTAGACTTGATGAAGTCTACCGAAGACTTCCTTACAGAAGGCTACCCCGTTCTTATCGGCAGTTCCCGCAAATCCTACATCGGGAAGATGAAGGGACTGGAAAACAGTGACCGACTGATCCCGACGGTAACCGCAGGTATCGTTGCCGCCCTTGGCGGGGCCAGCTGCATTCGCGTTCACGACGTGAAGGAAGCAAAAGAATCAATGCTTTATCTGGAGGCCATGAGCAATGGTTCTATTTAA
- the ftsH gene encoding ATP-dependent zinc metalloprotease FtsH, which produces MILILFVMFPLASKDDGTDMTRTEFLAMMGDSTIVITELSLQKTKGGIIIEGARELTSEEAAEAKKDKGLFAKFSRGASEGSNSKHFRSHMLEVTNEQISGWEHYKSVKVKVIHEETSWMDTLVAFLPAILLIAFFYIMMRNQMGGGSKGPFAFGKSQAKQLDQKKKTYFKDVAGCDEAKQDLQELVEFLKDPKKFDALGGRIPKGALLVGPPGTGKTLLARAVAGEAGVPFFSMSGSDFVEMFVGVGASRVRDLFETGKKNAPCILFIDEIDAVGRQRGAGLGGGHDEREQTLNQLLVEMDGFTANEGVILIAATNRPDVLDKALLRPGRFDRQIVVGLPDLKGREEILRVHLKKRKVPLADDVDVKAVAKGTPGLAGADLENLVNEAALMAARFNNKKVTMLDFEEARDKLSMGAERRTLLMTDEEKRHTAYHEAGHALMTLLCKHSDPLHKITIIPRGRALGVTMSLPERDQVSYSREYAEERIMIMMSGRLAEMIFFNHQSTGASNDIMRATELARKMVTEWGFDEEIGPVCYSRTDGEVFLGREISKPKEMSEMMAQKIDNAVNSLIKNLDKRAKDLLEENREQLKTLAEALFEFEVLDREEIDKVMAGEKLEGTKKSRQYKAMEELAAKREKEDTPPPDPGKQPPIAPAADAPVSEVKPAPAEGNETADASVETPAAETAAEAKVEEEPKA; this is translated from the coding sequence ATGATTCTCATTCTTTTCGTCATGTTCCCGCTGGCATCCAAGGATGACGGTACCGACATGACTCGAACCGAGTTCCTAGCCATGATGGGCGACTCCACCATAGTCATTACGGAACTGTCCCTGCAAAAGACCAAGGGCGGAATCATTATTGAAGGCGCCCGCGAGCTTACTTCTGAAGAAGCCGCCGAGGCAAAGAAGGACAAAGGGCTTTTTGCCAAGTTCTCCAGAGGGGCAAGCGAAGGTTCCAATTCCAAGCATTTCAGAAGCCACATGCTGGAAGTGACCAACGAACAGATTTCCGGCTGGGAACACTACAAGAGCGTGAAGGTCAAGGTCATTCACGAGGAAACCTCCTGGATGGACACCCTGGTAGCATTCCTCCCGGCAATTCTCCTGATTGCATTCTTCTACATCATGATGCGCAACCAGATGGGTGGCGGAAGCAAGGGTCCCTTCGCTTTCGGCAAGAGCCAGGCCAAGCAGCTGGACCAGAAGAAGAAGACTTATTTCAAGGACGTGGCAGGTTGCGACGAAGCCAAGCAGGACCTGCAGGAACTGGTTGAATTTTTAAAGGACCCCAAGAAGTTTGACGCCCTTGGTGGCCGCATTCCCAAGGGAGCTTTGCTGGTTGGTCCTCCGGGTACCGGTAAGACGTTGCTTGCCCGCGCTGTTGCAGGCGAAGCAGGCGTTCCCTTCTTTAGCATGAGCGGTTCCGACTTCGTGGAAATGTTCGTGGGTGTGGGTGCAAGCCGCGTCCGTGACCTTTTCGAAACCGGTAAGAAGAACGCACCCTGCATTTTGTTCATCGACGAAATCGACGCCGTAGGTCGCCAGCGTGGTGCAGGCCTGGGTGGCGGTCACGATGAACGCGAACAGACTTTGAACCAGTTGCTGGTGGAAATGGACGGCTTTACCGCCAACGAAGGTGTGATCCTTATTGCCGCCACCAACCGTCCGGACGTTTTGGACAAGGCCTTGCTCCGTCCGGGTCGTTTCGACCGTCAGATTGTGGTGGGTCTGCCGGACCTGAAGGGGCGTGAAGAAATTCTCCGCGTCCACCTGAAGAAGCGCAAGGTTCCTCTGGCCGACGACGTGGATGTAAAGGCAGTTGCAAAGGGTACCCCGGGTCTTGCTGGTGCAGACCTTGAAAACCTGGTGAACGAAGCCGCCTTGATGGCCGCCCGCTTCAACAACAAGAAGGTGACCATGCTGGACTTCGAGGAAGCCCGCGACAAGCTTTCCATGGGCGCCGAACGTCGTACCTTGCTCATGACCGACGAGGAAAAACGCCATACAGCCTACCACGAAGCAGGCCACGCCCTCATGACTTTGCTGTGCAAGCACTCCGACCCGCTGCACAAGATTACCATCATTCCTCGAGGCCGTGCCCTGGGCGTGACCATGAGTCTGCCGGAACGCGACCAGGTCAGCTACAGCCGCGAATACGCCGAAGAACGCATCATGATCATGATGTCCGGCCGCCTGGCCGAAATGATTTTCTTCAACCATCAAAGCACCGGCGCAAGCAACGACATTATGCGCGCTACGGAACTTGCCCGCAAGATGGTGACCGAATGGGGATTCGACGAAGAAATCGGACCTGTCTGCTACAGCCGTACCGATGGCGAAGTCTTCCTGGGCCGCGAGATCAGCAAGCCTAAGGAAATGTCCGAAATGATGGCCCAGAAGATCGACAATGCGGTGAACAGCCTTATCAAGAACCTGGACAAGCGCGCCAAGGACCTCTTGGAAGAGAACCGCGAACAGCTGAAGACCTTGGCAGAAGCTCTCTTCGAATTCGAAGTCCTGGACCGCGAAGAAATCGACAAGGTCATGGCTGGCGAAAAACTGGAAGGCACCAAGAAGAGCCGCCAGTACAAGGCCATGGAAGAACTTGCCGCCAAGAGGGAAAAGGAAGACACCCCGCCTCCTGATCCCGGTAAACAGCCGCCCATTGCTCCGGCAGCAGATGCACCTGTTAGCGAAGTAAAGCCTGCTCCGGCGGAAGGCAATGAAACCGCCGACGCAAGTGTTGAAACACCCGCTGCAGAAACCGCAGCAGAAGCAAAAGTAGAAGAAGAACCGAAGGCTTAA
- the tilS gene encoding tRNA lysidine(34) synthetase TilS, producing MNLKELLPHIASLIKENRWNSVLLAVSGGLDSISLAHYFIQNKSVLGIKHLSIAHVHHGLREGSADLDEELVQDFATRNNVPYFMKKLDGHILKETGRSLEESARNARYDALKEFADQSQADVIVTAHHAGDLAETVYLRLRRGVGLAGLRGIQEVRSFHSLFLYRPFLNITRGELKDYAEANGLTWREDESNANTAFARNKIRHESLPHLEISNPGASLQLCRIADLAERVYHKIVLKNHELFGPAVIPQEQWPFESKYACYGKVLALDLNILKTAFESGSRNKFGTTAKDGFGIAELFRLWLGSKGFLLPLREQGTSIPYPFLQRLQCKTILMEKCRNILWICDVSSGAPPKNDLDNLYFSTDKFSGLIGQWRYRSKGDVLWPADEKIKARKLEQWLREQGIPQWMHDSLPLFARDSRVFFVEGIRHKPKK from the coding sequence GTGAACTTAAAAGAGCTCCTCCCCCACATTGCAAGCCTCATCAAGGAAAACAGGTGGAACTCGGTACTGCTGGCAGTATCCGGTGGTCTGGACTCTATTTCGCTAGCCCATTACTTTATCCAAAACAAATCCGTTTTAGGAATAAAACATCTCTCTATAGCCCATGTGCATCATGGACTGAGAGAAGGTTCTGCAGACCTGGATGAAGAACTGGTCCAGGATTTCGCCACAAGAAATAACGTTCCGTATTTCATGAAAAAACTGGATGGTCACATCCTAAAGGAAACGGGCAGATCCCTTGAGGAAAGCGCACGAAACGCCCGCTATGACGCCCTGAAAGAATTCGCCGACCAGAGTCAGGCAGACGTTATTGTTACGGCACATCATGCAGGGGACCTGGCGGAAACGGTATACCTGAGATTACGACGCGGGGTTGGCCTGGCAGGACTCCGAGGCATACAGGAAGTAAGGTCATTCCATTCCTTATTTTTATACCGTCCCTTCCTGAACATAACCCGCGGGGAATTGAAAGATTATGCGGAAGCAAACGGTTTGACCTGGCGGGAAGACGAAAGCAACGCGAACACAGCCTTCGCTCGAAACAAGATCCGTCATGAAAGCCTCCCCCATCTGGAAATTTCAAATCCGGGCGCCAGCCTGCAGCTCTGTAGAATAGCGGACCTTGCAGAAAGAGTGTACCACAAGATTGTCCTAAAAAATCACGAGCTTTTCGGACCCGCGGTAATTCCTCAGGAGCAGTGGCCCTTTGAATCCAAATATGCTTGCTACGGGAAGGTTTTGGCTCTGGATTTAAATATTCTAAAAACAGCCTTTGAAAGCGGATCCCGAAACAAGTTCGGGACCACAGCGAAGGACGGGTTTGGGATAGCGGAACTGTTCCGTCTCTGGCTCGGTTCAAAAGGTTTTCTACTTCCGTTAAGAGAACAGGGAACCTCCATCCCCTACCCCTTTTTACAAAGATTGCAATGCAAGACGATCCTGATGGAAAAGTGTCGCAATATTCTATGGATTTGCGACGTTTCTTCAGGTGCTCCGCCCAAAAACGATCTTGATAATTTGTATTTTAGCACTGATAAATTTTCAGGCTTAATCGGTCAGTGGCGCTATCGCTCAAAAGGGGATGTGCTTTGGCCTGCCGACGAAAAAATCAAGGCCCGCAAATTGGAACAATGGCTCCGTGAACAGGGAATTCCCCAGTGGATGCACGACAGCCTACCCCTTTTTGCACGCGATTCAAGAGTATTTTTCGTCGAAGGAATCCGACATAAGCCAAAGAAGTAG
- the hisI gene encoding phosphoribosyl-AMP cyclohydrolase: protein MKFEDIMKEVKFEVEVDGVKLAPAIVQDADKGDVLMMAWMNEEALRRTQECGEMVFWSRSRKEYWHKGDTSGNVMTVVEWATDCDSDALLFKVRMQGPQVACHTGARSCFFKTCEK from the coding sequence ATGAAGTTTGAAGATATCATGAAAGAAGTGAAGTTCGAAGTGGAAGTGGACGGCGTGAAGCTGGCCCCCGCTATCGTACAGGATGCTGACAAGGGCGACGTGCTCATGATGGCCTGGATGAACGAAGAAGCCCTCCGCCGCACCCAGGAATGTGGCGAGATGGTGTTCTGGAGCCGCAGCCGCAAGGAATACTGGCACAAGGGCGACACCAGCGGCAACGTGATGACCGTGGTGGAATGGGCTACCGACTGCGATAGCGACGCTCTTCTTTTCAAGGTCCGCATGCAGGGCCCCCAGGTAGCCTGCCACACCGGCGCCCGCAGCTGTTTCTTCAAGACCTGCGAAAAATAA
- a CDS encoding glutamate-5-semialdehyde dehydrogenase — MNTVELEKYSDLLANNARKASKKIRTLSAETRSKVLARVAELLRASKPEILAANQMDVDAARGKISDSMLDRLTLNDARIEAMAKGAEEIAAFADPLNKELERRTLKNGIDIRRVAVPIGSVFFIFESRPNVTIDGACLCFKAGNAVILRGGKESLNSAKCLAEIFRKALTENGVEADAVQLVTESSHDLVGMLLQRNDCIDLVIPRGGERLIRAVVDQSKIPVIKHFNGICHVYVDKSADIQKAENILINAKTQRTGVCNAMECVLFDKALPTDSVARLVNALTSRGVELFGNADAQKRLAGIANVTDIGDEANYHTEYLALKASVKFVENVEEAADHIEKYSSRHTEAVVAEEASVQDYFVANVDSSSVMVNASTRFADGGEYGLGAEVGISTDKLHARGPMGVESLCTYKWVLRGEGQVRG, encoded by the coding sequence ATGAACACCGTCGAACTAGAGAAATATTCCGACCTTCTGGCAAATAATGCCCGTAAGGCAAGCAAGAAAATCCGTACCCTTAGTGCAGAAACCCGCAGCAAGGTCCTCGCCCGCGTGGCCGAACTGCTCCGAGCAAGCAAGCCGGAAATTCTTGCAGCAAACCAGATGGATGTGGATGCTGCCCGCGGCAAGATCAGCGATTCCATGCTGGACCGTTTGACATTGAACGATGCACGCATCGAAGCCATGGCCAAGGGCGCCGAGGAAATCGCAGCCTTTGCAGATCCCCTGAACAAGGAACTGGAACGCCGCACTTTGAAGAACGGAATCGACATTCGGCGCGTGGCTGTGCCTATCGGCTCCGTGTTCTTTATTTTTGAAAGCCGCCCCAACGTGACCATCGACGGAGCTTGCCTTTGCTTCAAGGCAGGTAATGCTGTAATTCTTCGTGGCGGTAAGGAATCCTTAAATTCAGCCAAGTGCCTGGCTGAAATTTTCCGCAAGGCTTTGACCGAAAACGGTGTTGAAGCCGACGCAGTCCAGCTAGTGACCGAAAGCAGCCACGACCTGGTGGGTATGCTTCTCCAGCGCAATGACTGCATTGACCTGGTGATTCCTCGCGGTGGCGAACGCTTGATTCGCGCGGTGGTAGACCAGAGCAAGATTCCCGTCATTAAGCACTTTAACGGTATCTGCCATGTGTATGTGGACAAGTCCGCAGACATCCAGAAGGCAGAAAACATCTTGATTAACGCCAAGACTCAGCGCACCGGCGTCTGCAACGCCATGGAATGCGTGCTGTTTGACAAGGCCTTGCCCACCGATTCCGTCGCACGTCTGGTGAACGCACTGACCAGCCGCGGTGTAGAACTGTTCGGCAACGCCGATGCCCAGAAGCGTCTTGCAGGCATCGCAAATGTCACCGACATCGGTGACGAAGCCAACTACCACACCGAATATCTGGCCCTGAAGGCAAGCGTCAAGTTTGTGGAAAATGTAGAGGAAGCAGCGGACCACATCGAAAAGTACAGCAGCCGCCACACGGAAGCGGTTGTCGCCGAAGAAGCTTCCGTTCAGGATTACTTCGTTGCAAACGTAGATTCCAGCAGCGTCATGGTGAACGCCAGCACCCGTTTTGCCGACGGCGGCGAATACGGCCTGGGCGCAGAAGTAGGCATTTCCACCGACAAGCTCCACGCCCGTGGCCCCATGGGCGTCGAAAGCCTTTGCACCTACAAGTGGGTGCTCCGTGGCGAAGGCCAGGTTCGCGGTTAA
- a CDS encoding glycoside hydrolase family 2 protein: MSKIMSLNGDWQMIWDTEDAGITNRWYATYPEETETVSVPHVWERAFDKLLMSQDCAYYFKRFTVDDEKQVTKRIFLRFNRIATHATVWLNGKLLGTHFGAYTPFVLETQKALKIGEENILCVRVANMGASNSRIDLGRESKEGADDRYAHPSEMPVGLPWNQYPFGGIYGDVDLIMGTAAFIDHVHVEPDLDQERVACEVSFNNPRGFVTRLRVLMKNPAGEVYEHFIDNIKLDKENATQRYVFEVKDVKKDKFLWAPEHPNNYAIEFQLEIKAGKEKDGKEVKRPEYAYPVVRTFGFRKFDCIKGDYYLNDQILKIQGISYNQQWSEGGLWTYNNPKLEKDLKAIKDRGFNAIRSCGAPLTEEALNICDKLGLIVFQEFPIHTMRSTPQGLEIAKKLINDIVAEQHSHPCIGAWVLGSENGTFLLQNGNKMLNAISPVDMTRPAISNLNSIYLDNEGNFHKDTGKLLPVTVDRISQYATLRVNPRMNPNASYTHYLAHCFDRDNEELTVPDAGFGDAIFQDEEENVASDISNKMLVTLKNHTLLPASATTISGPRSSKNQKAIKSFVKQIETFVDSDLSVWKSYSDFVADANRIALKSKLDQITAFQSNPQIAGFFLDQWADCSTDFCGLNDENRASKGFENFANEITVPSRVLISELDHVVVPQGEVSFQVTVLNNKRYEELTVQIQLLDEKGKEVSSQVMEPEEPAGKTSLTQLGICTMMAPRAEGKYQIQVTLLDNGKAIHSSTEDLIVIEQADVRSAEKKVCFLDNCEESSDALAALTGPEQIIFTANLSSWPDEILDKIVDVTKNGGKTLLLSDMTQDDIDYMNQSHLFDVKIESHWSTGANELSLHYLPKGSELASVFGETAVLDHNAAAIMPSISLNELEGATVFARSMTLKDGSVKTGADLQLYPFGKGKIMFNQFNVFEGLETSALADALFTKIVSLL, from the coding sequence ATGAGCAAAATTATGAGCCTTAATGGCGATTGGCAGATGATCTGGGACACCGAAGACGCAGGCATCACCAACCGTTGGTATGCAACTTACCCTGAAGAAACCGAAACCGTTTCCGTTCCCCACGTTTGGGAACGCGCTTTCGACAAGCTTCTGATGTCTCAGGACTGCGCTTACTATTTCAAACGTTTTACAGTTGATGACGAAAAGCAGGTGACCAAGCGAATTTTCCTGCGATTCAACCGCATCGCAACCCATGCCACCGTATGGCTGAACGGTAAGCTCCTGGGCACCCACTTTGGTGCATACACTCCCTTCGTTCTGGAAACCCAGAAGGCTCTGAAGATTGGCGAAGAGAACATTCTTTGCGTCCGCGTAGCTAATATGGGTGCATCCAACAGCCGCATCGACCTTGGCCGCGAATCCAAGGAAGGTGCAGACGACCGTTATGCACACCCCAGCGAAATGCCTGTGGGCCTCCCCTGGAACCAGTACCCCTTTGGCGGCATCTATGGTGACGTAGACCTGATCATGGGCACCGCAGCATTCATTGACCACGTTCATGTGGAACCGGATCTGGACCAGGAACGCGTCGCCTGCGAAGTCAGTTTCAACAACCCCCGCGGCTTCGTGACCCGTCTCCGCGTACTGATGAAGAATCCTGCAGGCGAAGTGTACGAACACTTCATCGACAACATCAAGCTGGACAAGGAAAATGCAACCCAGCGTTACGTCTTCGAAGTGAAGGACGTCAAGAAGGACAAGTTCCTTTGGGCTCCGGAACATCCGAACAACTACGCTATTGAATTCCAGCTGGAAATCAAGGCTGGAAAGGAAAAGGACGGCAAGGAAGTCAAGCGCCCTGAATACGCCTACCCCGTTGTCCGCACCTTCGGTTTCCGCAAGTTTGACTGCATCAAGGGTGACTACTACCTGAACGACCAGATCTTGAAGATCCAGGGTATCAGCTACAACCAGCAGTGGAGCGAAGGTGGCCTGTGGACTTACAACAACCCCAAGCTGGAAAAGGACCTGAAGGCTATCAAGGACCGCGGTTTCAACGCCATCCGCAGCTGCGGCGCACCTCTTACCGAAGAAGCACTGAACATCTGCGACAAGCTGGGCCTGATCGTATTCCAGGAATTCCCCATCCACACCATGCGATCCACTCCCCAAGGTCTGGAAATCGCAAAGAAACTCATTAACGATATCGTCGCTGAACAGCATAGCCATCCCTGTATCGGCGCATGGGTTCTTGGTTCCGAAAACGGAACCTTCCTGCTGCAGAACGGCAACAAGATGCTGAACGCCATCAGCCCGGTAGATATGACCCGCCCGGCCATCAGCAACCTGAATTCCATTTATCTGGACAACGAAGGCAACTTCCACAAGGATACGGGCAAGCTCCTTCCTGTGACCGTGGACCGCATCTCCCAGTATGCAACGCTCCGCGTAAACCCCAGAATGAACCCCAACGCAAGCTACACTCATTACCTGGCACACTGCTTTGATCGCGACAACGAAGAACTGACCGTTCCCGACGCAGGCTTCGGTGACGCTATTTTCCAGGATGAAGAAGAAAACGTAGCAAGCGACATCAGCAACAAGATGCTGGTGACCTTGAAGAACCACACTTTGCTTCCGGCAAGCGCAACCACCATTTCCGGTCCTCGCAGTTCCAAGAACCAGAAGGCGATCAAGAGTTTCGTGAAGCAGATTGAAACCTTCGTGGATAGCGACCTCTCCGTATGGAAGAGCTATAGCGATTTCGTCGCTGACGCCAACCGCATTGCACTCAAGAGCAAGTTGGACCAGATTACCGCATTCCAGAGCAACCCCCAGATTGCAGGTTTCTTCCTGGATCAGTGGGCAGACTGCAGCACTGACTTCTGCGGCCTCAACGATGAAAATCGTGCAAGCAAGGGTTTTGAAAATTTCGCCAACGAAATCACCGTTCCCAGCCGCGTACTCATTAGCGAACTGGATCATGTCGTCGTTCCCCAGGGCGAAGTCAGCTTCCAGGTGACTGTTCTGAACAACAAGCGTTACGAAGAACTGACTGTCCAGATCCAGCTTCTTGACGAAAAGGGCAAGGAAGTTTCCAGCCAAGTCATGGAACCGGAAGAACCCGCCGGCAAGACCAGCCTCACTCAGTTGGGCATCTGCACCATGATGGCACCGCGTGCCGAAGGCAAATACCAGATTCAAGTCACCCTGTTGGACAACGGCAAGGCAATTCACTCTTCTACCGAAGACCTGATCGTCATCGAACAGGCTGATGTTAGAAGCGCAGAAAAGAAGGTTTGCTTCCTGGATAACTGCGAAGAATCCAGCGACGCACTGGCAGCCCTCACCGGTCCTGAACAGATTATCTTCACAGCCAACCTCAGTTCCTGGCCCGATGAAATTCTGGACAAGATTGTTGACGTGACCAAAAATGGCGGCAAGACTTTGCTGCTTTCCGACATGACCCAGGACGACATTGACTATATGAACCAGAGTCATCTGTTCGACGTCAAGATCGAATCCCACTGGAGTACTGGAGCCAACGAACTGAGCCTGCACTATCTGCCTAAGGGTTCTGAACTGGCATCCGTCTTTGGCGAAACCGCCGTGTTGGATCACAATGCAGCAGCAATTATGCCCAGCATTTCCCTGAACGAGCTTGAAGGTGCAACCGTGTTCGCACGATCCATGACTTTGAAGGATGGCAGCGTAAAGACAGGTGCAGATTTGCAGCTCTATCCTTTCGGCAAGGGTAAGATCATGTTCAACCAGTTCAACGTCTTCGAAGGACTGGAAACCAGCGCCCTGGCAGACGCCCTGTTCACCAAGATCGTAAGCCTTCTGTAA
- the rplU gene encoding 50S ribosomal protein L21, with amino-acid sequence MYSIVETGGFQYKVELGKTYKVPTIDAAVGSEVELKSVLLFAGKEVQIGTPVLNDASVKVEVLAHDKYDTIIVFKKKRRTRYERRNGHRQGYTEVLVTELRSGAESAVVDSQVITRNRARVAALAKQKAQNKPLTRKEKIAQGLPKPAKVKKNSLRKAKEA; translated from the coding sequence ATGTATTCTATTGTTGAAACAGGTGGTTTCCAGTATAAAGTCGAACTCGGCAAGACCTACAAGGTTCCGACTATCGACGCCGCTGTTGGTTCTGAAGTGGAACTGAAGTCCGTTCTTCTTTTCGCAGGAAAAGAAGTGCAAATCGGCACCCCTGTCCTGAATGATGCTTCCGTCAAGGTCGAAGTTCTCGCCCACGACAAGTACGATACCATTATCGTGTTTAAGAAGAAGCGTCGTACTCGTTACGAACGTCGTAACGGTCATCGTCAGGGCTACACCGAAGTGCTCGTAACGGAACTCCGCTCCGGCGCAGAATCTGCAGTTGTAGACTCTCAGGTTATTACTCGCAACCGCGCTCGCGTGGCTGCCCTTGCTAAGCAGAAGGCTCAGAACAAGCCGCTCACTCGCAAGGAAAAGATCGCTCAGGGCCTTCCGAAGCCGGCTAAGGTTAAGAAGAACTCTCTGCGTAAGGCTAAGGAGGCTTAA
- the rpmA gene encoding 50S ribosomal protein L27, with translation MAHKKGQGSVRNGRDSNAKYLGVKKYAGEVVKAGNIIVRQRGSHFHNGKNVGMGKDFTLFSLVDGVVKFERLDAKRQKVSVYAEEN, from the coding sequence ATGGCACATAAGAAAGGTCAAGGTTCTGTTCGTAACGGTCGCGACTCTAACGCCAAGTATCTTGGTGTTAAGAAGTATGCTGGTGAAGTTGTCAAGGCTGGCAACATCATCGTCCGTCAGCGTGGCTCTCACTTCCACAACGGCAAGAACGTCGGCATGGGCAAGGATTTCACCTTGTTCTCCCTCGTTGATGGCGTCGTGAAGTTTGAACGCCTCGATGCAAAGCGTCAGAAGGTCTCTGTCTACGCTGAAGAAAATTAA